The Streptomyces achromogenes genome window below encodes:
- a CDS encoding riboflavin synthase codes for MFTGIVEELGEVTAVENLGDASRFRLRGPVVTDGAKHGDSIAVNGVCLTVVEHEGDEFTADVMAETLNRSSLGALAVGSRVNLERPTAVGARLGGHIVQGHVDGTGTVLERRPSENWEIVKVSLPAELARYVVEKGSVTVDGISLTVVEAGPDHFTVSLIPTTLALTTLGLKQPGDPVNLEVDIVAKYVERLLATTQQGAGK; via the coding sequence GTGTTCACCGGAATCGTCGAAGAGCTGGGTGAGGTCACCGCCGTCGAGAATCTCGGCGACGCCTCCCGCTTCCGGCTGCGCGGCCCCGTCGTCACCGACGGCGCGAAGCACGGCGACTCCATCGCCGTGAACGGGGTCTGTCTCACCGTCGTCGAGCACGAGGGCGACGAGTTCACCGCCGACGTCATGGCGGAGACCCTGAACCGATCCAGCCTCGGCGCACTCGCCGTCGGCTCCCGGGTCAACCTCGAGCGCCCCACCGCCGTCGGCGCGCGCCTCGGCGGACACATCGTGCAGGGGCACGTCGACGGCACCGGCACCGTGCTGGAGCGCAGGCCGTCCGAGAACTGGGAGATCGTCAAGGTCTCCCTGCCCGCCGAACTCGCCCGGTACGTCGTGGAGAAGGGCTCCGTCACCGTCGACGGCATCAGCCTCACGGTCGTCGAAGCCGGCCCGGACCACTTCACCGTCAGCCTCATCCCCACCACCCTCGCGCTGACCACGCTCGGCCTCAAGCAGCCCGGCGACCCGGTCAACCTCGAGGTGGACATCGTCGCCAAGTACGTCGAGCGCCTGCTGGCCACCACACAGCAGGGAGCGGGCAAGTGA
- a CDS encoding RNA polymerase sigma-70 factor gives MEQGDPRTAAGADEFEAHRSRLFGLAYRMLGSAHEAEDAVQDAYLRFSGADRAGIAHPAAWLAKTVTRLCLTRLTSARARRETYVGPWLPEPVLTSDGTLGPLESAEQREAVSLAMLVLLERLTPQERAVYVLREAFAYPHRETAEVLDLTEAHCRQLHRRAVQRVTSARPRFEAVPARRAELVASFVRAARDGDLGALEKALAADVEWWSDGGGRVKTALRPILGRDKVLRFLDAGSRTFAAGFSYTAVELNAAPGALVHGGGGLVATLGFESSGEEITAVQVMMNPDKLNFVGRQLGRM, from the coding sequence ATGGAGCAGGGTGATCCCAGGACGGCCGCGGGCGCCGACGAGTTCGAGGCCCACCGGTCCCGGCTGTTCGGGCTGGCCTACCGGATGCTGGGCTCGGCCCACGAGGCCGAGGACGCGGTGCAGGACGCCTACCTGCGGTTCAGCGGGGCCGACCGGGCCGGCATCGCGCACCCCGCGGCCTGGCTCGCGAAGACCGTCACCCGTCTGTGCCTGACCCGGCTCACCTCGGCCCGCGCCCGGCGCGAGACGTACGTCGGGCCATGGCTGCCGGAACCGGTCCTCACCTCGGACGGCACGCTCGGCCCGCTGGAGTCCGCGGAGCAGCGCGAGGCGGTGTCCCTGGCGATGCTGGTGCTGCTGGAACGGCTCACCCCGCAGGAGCGGGCGGTGTACGTGCTGCGGGAGGCGTTCGCCTACCCGCACCGGGAGACGGCCGAGGTCCTCGACCTGACCGAGGCCCACTGCCGCCAGCTGCACCGGCGGGCGGTGCAGCGGGTGACGTCGGCACGCCCGCGTTTCGAGGCCGTGCCCGCCCGCCGGGCGGAGCTGGTCGCGTCGTTCGTGAGGGCGGCGCGGGACGGCGACCTGGGGGCCCTGGAGAAGGCGCTCGCCGCCGACGTCGAATGGTGGAGCGACGGCGGTGGCCGGGTGAAGACCGCCCTGCGGCCGATCCTGGGCCGCGACAAGGTGCTGCGCTTCCTGGACGCCGGGTCCCGGACGTTCGCGGCCGGCTTCTCCTACACCGCCGTGGAGCTCAACGCCGCGCCGGGCGCACTCGTCCACGGCGGCGGCGGGCTCGTCGCCACGCTCGGCTTCGAGAGCTCCGGTGAGGAGATCACAGCCGTGCAGGTCATGATGAACCCGGACAAACTGAACTTCGTGGGCCGTCAGCTCGGCCGGATGTAG
- a CDS encoding SDR family oxidoreductase, giving the protein MSVILVTGGTGTLGRLVVERLRAGGHEVRVLSRHAEPYAVDLREGGPGLDAAVTGVDTVVHCASSPRGGDERAAAHLIASARRAGVAHLVFISIVGVDRVPYPYYRAKLAVEKQVAESGLGWTVLRATQFHDLLVQAFQVLAKVPVMLLPARVSDQPVAVGEVADRLAELAVGAPAGRVDDVGGPEVRTAESLARAFLKASGRRCAVVNVPLWGAAYRAFRSGGHLAPERAVGKGTFEDYLATRVRR; this is encoded by the coding sequence ATGAGTGTGATCCTGGTGACCGGCGGGACCGGAACCCTCGGCAGGCTCGTCGTGGAGCGGCTGCGAGCAGGCGGGCACGAGGTGCGGGTGCTCAGCCGGCACGCCGAACCGTACGCCGTCGACCTGCGCGAGGGCGGACCCGGCCTGGACGCCGCCGTGACGGGCGTGGACACGGTCGTGCACTGCGCGAGTTCGCCGCGCGGCGGCGACGAGCGGGCGGCCGCACACCTGATCGCCTCGGCACGCCGGGCCGGCGTGGCACACCTGGTGTTCATCTCGATCGTCGGCGTGGACCGGGTGCCGTACCCCTATTACCGGGCGAAGCTCGCCGTGGAGAAGCAGGTGGCGGAGTCGGGGCTCGGCTGGACGGTGCTGCGCGCGACCCAGTTCCACGATCTGCTGGTGCAGGCGTTCCAGGTACTCGCCAAGGTCCCGGTGATGCTGCTGCCCGCCCGGGTGAGCGACCAGCCGGTGGCGGTCGGGGAGGTCGCCGACCGGCTCGCCGAGCTGGCGGTCGGGGCGCCCGCCGGACGGGTCGACGACGTGGGCGGTCCCGAGGTGCGCACGGCCGAGTCCCTGGCCCGCGCGTTCCTGAAGGCGAGCGGCCGGCGGTGCGCGGTGGTGAACGTGCCGTTGTGGGGTGCGGCCTACCGGGCTTTCCGCTCCGGGGGCCACCTAGCCCCGGAACGGGCGGTGGGCAAGGGCACGTTCGAGGACTATCTGGCCACGCGCGTCCGGCGCTGA
- a CDS encoding MFS transporter produces MSAVDDEVCTPAEVKRARYAVAAVFTVHGAVTGSFATRVPWIQDHADVSTGQLGFALAFTAFGAACAMPLAGSVIHRFGSRTALRGLLALWTLSLVLPALAPNLLTLCLAMFAYGATAGMADVAMNALGVEVERLLHRSVMSGLHGMWSAGALIGSAGGTLAAHLGADARVHHALAAAVLTGLGLLACQWVLDIRPAAGEEPPPRFALPPRSALLIGAVGFCAVFAEGASLDWSAVYLRDRLESSAGVAAACTTGFMLTMAVARIVGDAVVNRFGAVRTVRAGGVLAALGGLLIVVADRPAVAIGGFGLMGLGIAVVVPLCFAAAGHGGPNASQAIAGVATITYTSGLIAPSLIGGVAQATSLTASFVVVTVLACGLVAFAGVLRGGERTGGKVSPQAAAVPGPRP; encoded by the coding sequence ATGAGCGCAGTGGACGACGAGGTCTGTACACCGGCGGAGGTCAAGCGCGCCCGGTACGCCGTGGCGGCCGTGTTCACCGTGCACGGCGCCGTCACCGGGTCCTTCGCCACCCGGGTGCCGTGGATCCAGGACCACGCCGACGTCTCCACCGGCCAGCTCGGCTTCGCCCTGGCCTTCACCGCGTTCGGCGCGGCCTGCGCGATGCCGCTGGCCGGCTCGGTCATCCACCGCTTCGGCAGCCGTACGGCCCTGCGCGGGCTGCTCGCGCTGTGGACGCTGTCGCTCGTCCTGCCCGCCCTCGCCCCGAACCTGCTGACGCTGTGCCTGGCGATGTTCGCCTACGGCGCGACCGCCGGCATGGCGGACGTCGCGATGAACGCCCTCGGTGTGGAGGTGGAGCGGCTGCTCCACAGGTCGGTCATGTCCGGGCTGCACGGCATGTGGAGCGCGGGCGCGCTGATCGGCTCGGCCGGCGGGACGCTCGCCGCCCACCTCGGCGCGGACGCCCGCGTGCACCACGCCCTGGCCGCGGCCGTCCTCACCGGGCTCGGGCTGCTGGCCTGTCAGTGGGTGCTGGACATCCGGCCGGCGGCGGGCGAGGAGCCGCCCCCGCGGTTCGCGCTGCCGCCCCGCTCGGCGCTGCTGATCGGCGCCGTCGGCTTCTGCGCGGTGTTCGCGGAGGGCGCGAGCCTGGACTGGTCGGCGGTGTACCTGCGCGACCGGCTCGAGTCGTCGGCCGGGGTCGCGGCGGCCTGCACGACCGGCTTCATGCTCACGATGGCGGTGGCGCGGATCGTGGGAGACGCGGTGGTCAACCGGTTCGGCGCGGTGCGCACGGTACGGGCGGGCGGGGTGCTGGCCGCACTCGGCGGGCTGCTGATCGTGGTCGCGGATCGTCCGGCGGTGGCCATCGGCGGGTTCGGGCTGATGGGGCTCGGCATCGCGGTCGTCGTACCGCTGTGCTTCGCCGCGGCCGGCCACGGCGGTCCGAACGCCAGTCAGGCCATCGCGGGCGTCGCGACGATCACGTACACCTCCGGACTGATCGCTCCGAGCCTGATCGGCGGGGTGGCCCAGGCGACCAGCCTGACGGCGTCGTTCGTCGTGGTGACGGTGCTGGCGTGCGGGCTCGTGGCCTTCGCGGGCGTGCTGCGCGGCGGGGAGCGGACGGGCGGGAAGGTCAGTCCGCAGGCCGCAGCAGTGCCCGGCCCGCGGCCCTGA